A genomic region of Magnolia sinica isolate HGM2019 chromosome 6, MsV1, whole genome shotgun sequence contains the following coding sequences:
- the LOC131248750 gene encoding probable plastid-lipid-associated protein 10, chloroplastic isoform X2: MELAFPRLQFSLHLTRAPLTSKRHIQETPIWSRNRGSPKTFRCLAQVAVHTNPAAELESRKHDLLRAAQETQRGLIATSDQRASIEEALVCVEGYDAGSAIDLTKLDGTWRLHYTSAPDVLVLLESAARLPFFFQVGQIYQKFECRDQSDGGIVRNVVRWSIPTLLEEQEGATLLVTAKFSVVSKRNIYLQFEEVAVENIKISEELQALIAPAILPRSFLSLQILQFLRTFRAQVPVTNPESRSPGGLYYLSYLDRDMLLGRAVGGGGLFVFTRAQPLT; the protein is encoded by the exons ATGGAGTTGGCATTTCCTCGTCTGCAATTTTCCCTTCACCTCACCAGAGCCCCTCTCACTAGCAAGCGCCATATACAAGAAACGCCCATCTGGTCAAGAAACCGAGGGTCACCGAAAACATTTCGGTGTCTCGCGCAAGTGGCGGTGCACACAAATCCA GCGGCAGAGTTAGAGAGTAGAAAGCATGATCTCTTGAGAGCCGCTCAAGAGACGCAACGTGGCCTCATTGCAACCTCTGATCAGCGCGCGTCCATTGAAGAAGCCCTG GTGTGCGTGGAGGGCTACGATGCAGGTTCAGCAATCGACCTCACGAAATTGGATGGGACATGGCGCCTGCATTACACTTCTGCTCCCGACGTTCTCGTTCTTCTCGAGTCGGCAGCGAGGCTTCCCTTCTTCTTTCAG GTGGGGCAAatttatcaaaaatttgaatGCCGGGATCAATCTGATGGAGGCATTGTACGTAATGTTGTGCGTTGGAGCATCCCAACCCTATTAGAg GAACAGGAAGGTGCTACTTTGCTCGTTACAGCAAAATTTTCTGTTGTTTCAAAGCGTAATATATACCTGCAGTTTGAAGAG gTTGCAGTTGAAAATATCAAGATCAGTGAAGAACTGCAAGCCTTGATAGCTCCGGCAATCCTACCTCGGTCGTTTTTAAGCCTACAG ATCTTGCAGTTTCTCCGAACTTTCAGAGCACAAGTTCCTGTGACTAACCCAGAGAG CAGATCGCCTGGGGGTTTGTATTACCTTTCATATCTGGACCGCGACATGCTTCTGGGTCGTGCTGTTGGAGGCGGAGGCTTGTTTGTGTTCACCAGGGCACAACCTCTCACATGA
- the LOC131248750 gene encoding probable plastid-lipid-associated protein 10, chloroplastic isoform X3, with protein sequence MELAFPRLQFSLHLTRAPLTSKRHIQETPIWSRNRGSPKTFRCLAQVAVHTNPVAAELESRKHDLLRAAQETQRGLIATSDQRASIEEALVCVEGYDAGSAIDLTKLDGTWRLHYTSAPDVLVLLESAARLPFFFQVGQIYQKFECRDQSDGGIVRNVVRWSIPTLLEEQEGATLLVTAKFSVVSKRNIYLQFEEVAVENIKISEELQALIAPAILPRSFLSLQILQFLRTFRAQVPVTNPESLQNLKRPIYAN encoded by the exons ATGGAGTTGGCATTTCCTCGTCTGCAATTTTCCCTTCACCTCACCAGAGCCCCTCTCACTAGCAAGCGCCATATACAAGAAACGCCCATCTGGTCAAGAAACCGAGGGTCACCGAAAACATTTCGGTGTCTCGCGCAAGTGGCGGTGCACACAAATCCAGTA GCGGCAGAGTTAGAGAGTAGAAAGCATGATCTCTTGAGAGCCGCTCAAGAGACGCAACGTGGCCTCATTGCAACCTCTGATCAGCGCGCGTCCATTGAAGAAGCCCTG GTGTGCGTGGAGGGCTACGATGCAGGTTCAGCAATCGACCTCACGAAATTGGATGGGACATGGCGCCTGCATTACACTTCTGCTCCCGACGTTCTCGTTCTTCTCGAGTCGGCAGCGAGGCTTCCCTTCTTCTTTCAG GTGGGGCAAatttatcaaaaatttgaatGCCGGGATCAATCTGATGGAGGCATTGTACGTAATGTTGTGCGTTGGAGCATCCCAACCCTATTAGAg GAACAGGAAGGTGCTACTTTGCTCGTTACAGCAAAATTTTCTGTTGTTTCAAAGCGTAATATATACCTGCAGTTTGAAGAG gTTGCAGTTGAAAATATCAAGATCAGTGAAGAACTGCAAGCCTTGATAGCTCCGGCAATCCTACCTCGGTCGTTTTTAAGCCTACAG ATCTTGCAGTTTCTCCGAACTTTCAGAGCACAAGTTCCTGTGACTAACCCAGAGAG TTTGCAGAATTTGAAACGTCCTATTTATGCAAATTGA
- the LOC131248750 gene encoding probable plastid-lipid-associated protein 10, chloroplastic isoform X5 encodes MELAFPRLQFSLHLTRAPLTSKRHIQETPIWSRNRGSPKTFRCLAQVAVHTNPVAAELESRKHDLLRAAQETQRGLIATSDQRASIEEALVCVEGYDAGSAIDLTKLDGTWRLHYTSAPDVLVLLESAARLPFFFQVGQIYQKFECRDQSDGGIVRNVVRWSIPTLLEEQEGATLLVTAKFSVVSKRNIYLQFEEVAVENIKISEELQALIAPAILPRSFLSLQILQFLRTFRAQVPVTNPERI; translated from the exons ATGGAGTTGGCATTTCCTCGTCTGCAATTTTCCCTTCACCTCACCAGAGCCCCTCTCACTAGCAAGCGCCATATACAAGAAACGCCCATCTGGTCAAGAAACCGAGGGTCACCGAAAACATTTCGGTGTCTCGCGCAAGTGGCGGTGCACACAAATCCAGTA GCGGCAGAGTTAGAGAGTAGAAAGCATGATCTCTTGAGAGCCGCTCAAGAGACGCAACGTGGCCTCATTGCAACCTCTGATCAGCGCGCGTCCATTGAAGAAGCCCTG GTGTGCGTGGAGGGCTACGATGCAGGTTCAGCAATCGACCTCACGAAATTGGATGGGACATGGCGCCTGCATTACACTTCTGCTCCCGACGTTCTCGTTCTTCTCGAGTCGGCAGCGAGGCTTCCCTTCTTCTTTCAG GTGGGGCAAatttatcaaaaatttgaatGCCGGGATCAATCTGATGGAGGCATTGTACGTAATGTTGTGCGTTGGAGCATCCCAACCCTATTAGAg GAACAGGAAGGTGCTACTTTGCTCGTTACAGCAAAATTTTCTGTTGTTTCAAAGCGTAATATATACCTGCAGTTTGAAGAG gTTGCAGTTGAAAATATCAAGATCAGTGAAGAACTGCAAGCCTTGATAGCTCCGGCAATCCTACCTCGGTCGTTTTTAAGCCTACAG ATCTTGCAGTTTCTCCGAACTTTCAGAGCACAAGTTCCTGTGACTAACCCAGAGAG AATTTGA
- the LOC131248750 gene encoding probable plastid-lipid-associated protein 10, chloroplastic isoform X4, translated as MELAFPRLQFSLHLTRAPLTSKRHIQETPIWSRNRGSPKTFRCLAQVAVHTNPVAAELESRKHDLLRAAQETQRGLIATSDQRASIEEALVCVEGYDAGSAIDLTKLDGTWRLHYTSAPDVLVLLESAARLPFFFQEQEGATLLVTAKFSVVSKRNIYLQFEEVAVENIKISEELQALIAPAILPRSFLSLQILQFLRTFRAQVPVTNPESRSPGGLYYLSYLDRDMLLGRAVGGGGLFVFTRAQPLT; from the exons ATGGAGTTGGCATTTCCTCGTCTGCAATTTTCCCTTCACCTCACCAGAGCCCCTCTCACTAGCAAGCGCCATATACAAGAAACGCCCATCTGGTCAAGAAACCGAGGGTCACCGAAAACATTTCGGTGTCTCGCGCAAGTGGCGGTGCACACAAATCCAGTA GCGGCAGAGTTAGAGAGTAGAAAGCATGATCTCTTGAGAGCCGCTCAAGAGACGCAACGTGGCCTCATTGCAACCTCTGATCAGCGCGCGTCCATTGAAGAAGCCCTG GTGTGCGTGGAGGGCTACGATGCAGGTTCAGCAATCGACCTCACGAAATTGGATGGGACATGGCGCCTGCATTACACTTCTGCTCCCGACGTTCTCGTTCTTCTCGAGTCGGCAGCGAGGCTTCCCTTCTTCTTTCAG GAACAGGAAGGTGCTACTTTGCTCGTTACAGCAAAATTTTCTGTTGTTTCAAAGCGTAATATATACCTGCAGTTTGAAGAG gTTGCAGTTGAAAATATCAAGATCAGTGAAGAACTGCAAGCCTTGATAGCTCCGGCAATCCTACCTCGGTCGTTTTTAAGCCTACAG ATCTTGCAGTTTCTCCGAACTTTCAGAGCACAAGTTCCTGTGACTAACCCAGAGAG CAGATCGCCTGGGGGTTTGTATTACCTTTCATATCTGGACCGCGACATGCTTCTGGGTCGTGCTGTTGGAGGCGGAGGCTTGTTTGTGTTCACCAGGGCACAACCTCTCACATGA
- the LOC131248750 gene encoding probable plastid-lipid-associated protein 10, chloroplastic isoform X1: MELAFPRLQFSLHLTRAPLTSKRHIQETPIWSRNRGSPKTFRCLAQVAVHTNPVAAELESRKHDLLRAAQETQRGLIATSDQRASIEEALVCVEGYDAGSAIDLTKLDGTWRLHYTSAPDVLVLLESAARLPFFFQVGQIYQKFECRDQSDGGIVRNVVRWSIPTLLEEQEGATLLVTAKFSVVSKRNIYLQFEEVAVENIKISEELQALIAPAILPRSFLSLQILQFLRTFRAQVPVTNPESRSPGGLYYLSYLDRDMLLGRAVGGGGLFVFTRAQPLT, translated from the exons ATGGAGTTGGCATTTCCTCGTCTGCAATTTTCCCTTCACCTCACCAGAGCCCCTCTCACTAGCAAGCGCCATATACAAGAAACGCCCATCTGGTCAAGAAACCGAGGGTCACCGAAAACATTTCGGTGTCTCGCGCAAGTGGCGGTGCACACAAATCCAGTA GCGGCAGAGTTAGAGAGTAGAAAGCATGATCTCTTGAGAGCCGCTCAAGAGACGCAACGTGGCCTCATTGCAACCTCTGATCAGCGCGCGTCCATTGAAGAAGCCCTG GTGTGCGTGGAGGGCTACGATGCAGGTTCAGCAATCGACCTCACGAAATTGGATGGGACATGGCGCCTGCATTACACTTCTGCTCCCGACGTTCTCGTTCTTCTCGAGTCGGCAGCGAGGCTTCCCTTCTTCTTTCAG GTGGGGCAAatttatcaaaaatttgaatGCCGGGATCAATCTGATGGAGGCATTGTACGTAATGTTGTGCGTTGGAGCATCCCAACCCTATTAGAg GAACAGGAAGGTGCTACTTTGCTCGTTACAGCAAAATTTTCTGTTGTTTCAAAGCGTAATATATACCTGCAGTTTGAAGAG gTTGCAGTTGAAAATATCAAGATCAGTGAAGAACTGCAAGCCTTGATAGCTCCGGCAATCCTACCTCGGTCGTTTTTAAGCCTACAG ATCTTGCAGTTTCTCCGAACTTTCAGAGCACAAGTTCCTGTGACTAACCCAGAGAG CAGATCGCCTGGGGGTTTGTATTACCTTTCATATCTGGACCGCGACATGCTTCTGGGTCGTGCTGTTGGAGGCGGAGGCTTGTTTGTGTTCACCAGGGCACAACCTCTCACATGA